One genomic window of Euwallacea fornicatus isolate EFF26 chromosome 7, ASM4011564v1, whole genome shotgun sequence includes the following:
- the LOC136340158 gene encoding enolase-phosphatase E1-like isoform X1: protein MEPRRCFGLLLVLGFTFTRIPALSQEYDDQGIWDRPEEHEQNFLSTLCENYDLYIYNEKIDCYAAQFVPKSPLWVIDDDLIIGHTILKRDVDDQVEGSGSLPESLPVEAPAQDESQISNEGNETKEVAEEPSSDASEDERTKAEAEPQSADEEQLSNSETDAKELPVDEAAESTGVVPSGEVEDAQGQDEIAAPDTKEQPPDGGTGLQPEEDNVDPVEGQPQKIDPAAVSNSDNEAESAVVATGDDQVSKDVKESAVDEAAQVDNQGVPAAEAEKPAKEVRLSPFAVASLDTSNKEETAVTDKKIPLLEHETLKSETTLAPLINIAKSTTVAPKKESELLDNKQSGSAVLDKEPQVVNPSSVEGRDTEKHLSALSVSSSSNNQPSAGESAENVSNRGKDVTILVVLFVVVLVIGAAAFTHHFIKKRKQRTEEVKTLRNGDVDATKQPGDVEKGVEMKPLLNRNDKPVIIKEFSDTKKAVEA, encoded by the exons ATGGAACCGAGACGTTGCTTTGGACTGCTTCTCGTTCTTGGATTCAC ATTTACCAGGATTCCGGCCTTAAGCCAGGAATACGAT GACCAGGGAATCTGGGACAGACCAGAAGAACACGAGCAAAATTTCTTATCGACTCTGTGTGAAAACTACGACCTATACATTTACAATGAGAAAATTGATTGTTACGCCGCTCAATTCGTGCCTAAATCTCCGCTGTGGGTCATCGATGATGACTTGATAATTGGCCACACAATTTTGAAGAGGGACGTGGATGATCAGGTTGAAGGATCAGGCAGTTTGCCAGAATCGCTACCTGTTGAAGCTCCCGCACAAGATGAATCACAAATTAGTAATG aAGGGAACGAGACTAAAGAGGTGGCTGAAGAACCGTCTTCTGATGCATCTGAAGACGAACGAACAAAAGCAGAGGCAGAGCCGCAGAGTGCAGATGAAGAGCAACTCTCCAATTCTGAGACGGACGCAAAAGAACTTCCAGTAGATGAGGCAGCTGAAAGTACCGGTGTTGTGCCTTCAGGTGAAGTTGAAGACGCTCAAGGGCAAGATGAGATTGCGGCCCCAGATACAAAAGAACAACCTCCGGACGGTGGTACTGGTTTGCAACCCGAAGAAGATAATGTTGACCCTGTTGAAGGTCAACCACAGAAAATTGATCCTGCTGCTGTATCTAATTCAGATAATGAAGCTGAAAGCGCTGTTGTTGCCACAGGTGACGATCAAGTTTCTAAAGATGTGAAAGAATCTGCGGTAGATGAAGCAGCTCAGGTAGACAATCAAGGTGTTCCTGCAGCTGAAGCAGAAAAACCCGCAAAAGAAGTACGTCTATCACCTTTTGCAGTGGCGTCTCTAGACACTTCTAATAAAGAAGAAACAGCAGTAACTGACAAGAAAATCCCTCTATTGGAACATGAGACTCTTAAGTCTGAAACCACACTCGCCCCACTAATCAACATAGCTAAATCAACTACCGTAGCCCCTAAAAAAGAATCAGAATTGTTGGATAATAAGCAATCCGGCAGTGCAGTCTTAGACAAGGAACCCCAAGTGGTTAATCCCTCTTCAGTTGAAGGGAGAGATACTGAAAAACATCTCTCAGCCCTATCTGTCAGCAGCTCCAGCAACA aTCAACCGAGCGCGGGAGAAAGCGCTGAAAACGTATCGAATCGAGGCAAAGATGTCACAATCTTGGTAGTCCTCTTTGTGGTGGTTTTGGTCATTGGAGCGGCAGCTTTCACTCATCATTTCATCAAAAAGCGTAAGCAGAGAACTGAAGAGGTGAAAACACTGAGAAATGGCGATGTGGACGCCACAAAGCAGCCGGGAGACGTCGAGAAAGGAGTCGAAATGAAGCCGCTTTTAAATCGCAACGACAAGCCAGTTATCATTAAAGAGTTCTCAGATACAAAGAAAGCAGTTGAGGCTTAA
- the LOC136340158 gene encoding neurofilament medium polypeptide-like isoform X2, translated as MEPRRCFGLLLVLGFTFTRIPALSQEYDDQGIWDRPEEHEQNFLSTLCENYDLYIYNEKIDCYAAQFVPKSPLWVIDDDLIIGHTILKRDVDDQVEGSGSLPESLPVEAPAQDESQIKGNETKEVAEEPSSDASEDERTKAEAEPQSADEEQLSNSETDAKELPVDEAAESTGVVPSGEVEDAQGQDEIAAPDTKEQPPDGGTGLQPEEDNVDPVEGQPQKIDPAAVSNSDNEAESAVVATGDDQVSKDVKESAVDEAAQVDNQGVPAAEAEKPAKEVRLSPFAVASLDTSNKEETAVTDKKIPLLEHETLKSETTLAPLINIAKSTTVAPKKESELLDNKQSGSAVLDKEPQVVNPSSVEGRDTEKHLSALSVSSSSNNQPSAGESAENVSNRGKDVTILVVLFVVVLVIGAAAFTHHFIKKRKQRTEEVKTLRNGDVDATKQPGDVEKGVEMKPLLNRNDKPVIIKEFSDTKKAVEA; from the exons ATGGAACCGAGACGTTGCTTTGGACTGCTTCTCGTTCTTGGATTCAC ATTTACCAGGATTCCGGCCTTAAGCCAGGAATACGAT GACCAGGGAATCTGGGACAGACCAGAAGAACACGAGCAAAATTTCTTATCGACTCTGTGTGAAAACTACGACCTATACATTTACAATGAGAAAATTGATTGTTACGCCGCTCAATTCGTGCCTAAATCTCCGCTGTGGGTCATCGATGATGACTTGATAATTGGCCACACAATTTTGAAGAGGGACGTGGATGATCAGGTTGAAGGATCAGGCAGTTTGCCAGAATCGCTACCTGTTGAAGCTCCCGCACAAGATGAATCACAAATTA aAGGGAACGAGACTAAAGAGGTGGCTGAAGAACCGTCTTCTGATGCATCTGAAGACGAACGAACAAAAGCAGAGGCAGAGCCGCAGAGTGCAGATGAAGAGCAACTCTCCAATTCTGAGACGGACGCAAAAGAACTTCCAGTAGATGAGGCAGCTGAAAGTACCGGTGTTGTGCCTTCAGGTGAAGTTGAAGACGCTCAAGGGCAAGATGAGATTGCGGCCCCAGATACAAAAGAACAACCTCCGGACGGTGGTACTGGTTTGCAACCCGAAGAAGATAATGTTGACCCTGTTGAAGGTCAACCACAGAAAATTGATCCTGCTGCTGTATCTAATTCAGATAATGAAGCTGAAAGCGCTGTTGTTGCCACAGGTGACGATCAAGTTTCTAAAGATGTGAAAGAATCTGCGGTAGATGAAGCAGCTCAGGTAGACAATCAAGGTGTTCCTGCAGCTGAAGCAGAAAAACCCGCAAAAGAAGTACGTCTATCACCTTTTGCAGTGGCGTCTCTAGACACTTCTAATAAAGAAGAAACAGCAGTAACTGACAAGAAAATCCCTCTATTGGAACATGAGACTCTTAAGTCTGAAACCACACTCGCCCCACTAATCAACATAGCTAAATCAACTACCGTAGCCCCTAAAAAAGAATCAGAATTGTTGGATAATAAGCAATCCGGCAGTGCAGTCTTAGACAAGGAACCCCAAGTGGTTAATCCCTCTTCAGTTGAAGGGAGAGATACTGAAAAACATCTCTCAGCCCTATCTGTCAGCAGCTCCAGCAACA aTCAACCGAGCGCGGGAGAAAGCGCTGAAAACGTATCGAATCGAGGCAAAGATGTCACAATCTTGGTAGTCCTCTTTGTGGTGGTTTTGGTCATTGGAGCGGCAGCTTTCACTCATCATTTCATCAAAAAGCGTAAGCAGAGAACTGAAGAGGTGAAAACACTGAGAAATGGCGATGTGGACGCCACAAAGCAGCCGGGAGACGTCGAGAAAGGAGTCGAAATGAAGCCGCTTTTAAATCGCAACGACAAGCCAGTTATCATTAAAGAGTTCTCAGATACAAAGAAAGCAGTTGAGGCTTAA
- the Atg1 gene encoding serine/threonine-protein kinase unc-51 isoform X2 codes for MDSVGDYEYAPKDILGHGAFAVVFKGRSKKDHFPVAIKSIAKKSLNKSQNLLGKEIKILKELTELHHEHVVALLDCKETTNHVFLVMEYCNGGDLADYLTAKGSLSEDTIRLFLNQLAGAMKALHAKGIVHRDLKPQNILLSHTGSKPHPQPSEIKLKIADFGFARFLQDGVMAATLCGSPMYMAPEVIMSLQYDAKADLWSLGTIVFQCLTGKAPFQARSPQELRSIYEKNINLTPNLPASTSPELHDLLMGLLKRSPKERMNFELFFNHKFLQRDPPQSVATNQGDLSMPIFGNSPLAKMPLKPSTPIRVATPPRSQPESPRSARTALSSSPEDDYVIVPPHIPSTGSNPSFDMSLEKDKEKEKPVNFKLPIRASPPTPILTEGLSPTRPNFLPISEPIPVPTQRAAFERMHSRRNDVKKSGEEVQPPASPVEVTNSSVPRSQPISVKRPPDRQRSTDIDIASLSPPSVQFVIGTPPGGGRRRSTSSSLCETPPPPNIWTISPTSAKTMPGNSPPMLSGPLARVSILSSPNLSDNNNLGRSPVLPFCTRAVTLPEISEMGNYHHFFQNAETVASNCDAQPIAFAPELPEETLLEKEHNETLAKINFVLALSTCVIELAAQRATPINALVNRCSSTEATAPATEVERRTEQMVLLVRALQLLSSGLALATKQLKSGQLRPSTTVKNVVSSLNSKFRSTLVECKQLNSSGLLNKIGTTDVTADKIIYNHAIQMCQSAALDELFGNPEECFQRYQTAQILLHSLSQQVHNPQDRMLLTKYKDAVEKRLYVLQQQGYIFATDLH; via the exons ATGGACTCAGTGGGTGACTATGAGTATGCCCCCAAAGATATATTGGGACATGGGGCCTTTGCGGTGGTATTCAAAGGGCGCAGCAAGAAG GACCACTTTCCTGTCGCCATAAAGAGTATTGCAAAAAAGAGCCTCAACAAGTCGCAGAATTTACtaggaaaagaaattaaaatcctTAAG GAACTGACTGAACTGCACCATGAGCATGTGGTGGCTTTACTGGACTGCAAGGAGACAACAAATCATGTGTTTTTAGTCATGGAG TACTGCAATGGCGGCGACTTGGCAGATTATCTAACAG CTAAAGGCAGCTTGAGCGAAGACACTATTCGGCTGTTTTTGAACCAATTGG CCGGAGCAATGAAAGCACTCCACGCGAAGGGAATCGTTCACCGGGACCTCAAGCCGCAGAATATATTGCTGTCCCACACCGGTTCAAAGCCGCACCCCCAGCCCTcagaaataaaactgaaaatcg ctGATTTTGGCTTCGCCCGATTCCTCCAAGACGGCGTGATGGCCGCCACCCTCTGCGGGAGCCCCATGTACATG GCGCCCGAAGTGATCATGTCTCTGCAGTACGACGCCAAAGCGGACTTGTGGAGCTTGGGAACTATAGTTTTCCAGTGTCTGACCGGCAAAGCACCCTTCCAGGCGCGGAGTCCTCAGGAACTGAGGAGTATCTACGAGAAGaacattaatttgactccTAA CCTGCCCGCGAGTACCTCGCCAGAACTTCATGATCTGCTCATGGGGCTGCTCAAGCGCAGCCCGAAGGAACGAATGAACTTTGAGTTGTTCTTCAACCACAAGTTCTTGCAGAGGGATCCTCCTCAGAGTGTGGCAACCAACCAAGGAG ATTTGTCAATGCCAATCTTTGGGAACTCTCCTCTGGCGAAGATGCCCCTGAAGCCTTCCACGCCCATTAGGGTGGCGACACCGCCCAGATCGCAACCTG AATCACCGCGTTCTGCAAGGACCGCTCTCAGCTCTAGTCCTGAGGACGATTATGTTATAGTTCCTCCGCACATCCCATCCACCGGGTCGAATCCCTCTTTCGATATGAGCTTGGAGAAGGACAAAGAAAAGGAGAAACCTGTCAA CttcaaattgccaattcgcgCCTCGCCGCCTACACCAATTTTGACGGAGGGTTTAAGCCCGACCCGACCCAATTTTCTGCCCATTTCCGAACCGATTCCGGTACCTACTCAGCGCGCCGCTTTCGAGCGAATGCACAGTCGAAGGAACGACGTCAAAAAAAGTGGGGAGGAGGTGCAACCACCTGCGTCACCCGTGGAG GTCACCAACAGCTCTGTGCCGCGCTCTCAGCCTATTTCTGTGAAGCGGCCGCCAGATCGGCAGCGCAGCACTGATATTGATATAGCATCGTTGTCACCCCCATCT GTCCAGTTCGTGATAGGAACTCCGCCTGGAGGTGGCAGACGTCGCTCCACCTCTAGTTCCCTCTGCGAAACTCCTCCGCCTCCGAACATATGGACTATAAGCCCCACTAGTGCCAAAACCATGCCTGGAAATTCTCCCCCTATGTTGAGCGGTCCCTTGGCTCGAGTCTCCATTCTGAGCAGCCCCAATTTGAGCGACAACAACAATTTGGGGCGCAGCCCGGTGTTACCTTTTTGCACGAGGGCCGTGACCTTGCCCGAAATCTCCGAGATGGGCAACTACCATCATTTCTTCCAGAACGCTGAAACTGTCGCCAGTAACTGTGACGCGCAGCCTATTGCGTTCGCCCCGGAGTTGCCTGAGGAGACTCTTTTGGAA AAGGAGCACAACGAAACTTTAGCGaaaatcaactttgttttGGCGTTAAGTACTTGCGTTATCGAACTGGCCGCGCAGCGGGCTACTCCGATCAATGCTTTAGTCAATAGATGTTCTTCGACTGAGGCGACTGCTCCCGCTACGGAAGTGGAAAGACGCACCGAGCAAATGGTACTTTTGGTGCGCGCTTTGCAGCTTCTGAGCAGCGGCTTAGCCTTGGCCACCAAGCAGCTCAAGAGTGGACAACTAAGGCCCAGCACCACCGTCAAAAATG TGGTATCCAGTCTGAACTCGAAATTCCGCTCCACCCTCGTAGAATGCAAGCAACTGAATAGTTCCGGATTACTGAACAAAATCGGGACAACCGACGTTACTGCAGACAAAATCATCTACAATCACGCCATTCAGATG TGCCAGTCGGCAGCTTTAGATGAGCTCTTCGGCAACCCCGAGGAGTGCTTCCAACGCTACCAAACGGCCCAGATCCTGCTTCACAGTCTATCGCAACAGGTGCACAACCCTCAAGATCGGATGCTTCTAACCAAAT ATAAAGATGCAGTGGAAAAGCGGCTTTACGTGCTTCAACAGCAAGGCTACATATTCGCTACTGATCTCCATTAA
- the Atg1 gene encoding serine/threonine-protein kinase unc-51 isoform X1, which translates to MDSVGDYEYAPKDILGHGAFAVVFKGRSKKDHFPVAIKSIAKKSLNKSQNLLGKEIKILKELTELHHEHVVALLDCKETTNHVFLVMEYCNGGDLADYLTAKGSLSEDTIRLFLNQLAGAMKALHAKGIVHRDLKPQNILLSHTGSKPHPQPSEIKLKIADFGFARFLQDGVMAATLCGSPMYMAPEVIMSLQYDAKADLWSLGTIVFQCLTGKAPFQARSPQELRSIYEKNINLTPNLPASTSPELHDLLMGLLKRSPKERMNFELFFNHKFLQRDPPQSVATNQGGTYALCTCLQKYLSMPIFGNSPLAKMPLKPSTPIRVATPPRSQPESPRSARTALSSSPEDDYVIVPPHIPSTGSNPSFDMSLEKDKEKEKPVNFKLPIRASPPTPILTEGLSPTRPNFLPISEPIPVPTQRAAFERMHSRRNDVKKSGEEVQPPASPVEVTNSSVPRSQPISVKRPPDRQRSTDIDIASLSPPSVQFVIGTPPGGGRRRSTSSSLCETPPPPNIWTISPTSAKTMPGNSPPMLSGPLARVSILSSPNLSDNNNLGRSPVLPFCTRAVTLPEISEMGNYHHFFQNAETVASNCDAQPIAFAPELPEETLLEKEHNETLAKINFVLALSTCVIELAAQRATPINALVNRCSSTEATAPATEVERRTEQMVLLVRALQLLSSGLALATKQLKSGQLRPSTTVKNVVSSLNSKFRSTLVECKQLNSSGLLNKIGTTDVTADKIIYNHAIQMCQSAALDELFGNPEECFQRYQTAQILLHSLSQQVHNPQDRMLLTKYKDAVEKRLYVLQQQGYIFATDLH; encoded by the exons ATGGACTCAGTGGGTGACTATGAGTATGCCCCCAAAGATATATTGGGACATGGGGCCTTTGCGGTGGTATTCAAAGGGCGCAGCAAGAAG GACCACTTTCCTGTCGCCATAAAGAGTATTGCAAAAAAGAGCCTCAACAAGTCGCAGAATTTACtaggaaaagaaattaaaatcctTAAG GAACTGACTGAACTGCACCATGAGCATGTGGTGGCTTTACTGGACTGCAAGGAGACAACAAATCATGTGTTTTTAGTCATGGAG TACTGCAATGGCGGCGACTTGGCAGATTATCTAACAG CTAAAGGCAGCTTGAGCGAAGACACTATTCGGCTGTTTTTGAACCAATTGG CCGGAGCAATGAAAGCACTCCACGCGAAGGGAATCGTTCACCGGGACCTCAAGCCGCAGAATATATTGCTGTCCCACACCGGTTCAAAGCCGCACCCCCAGCCCTcagaaataaaactgaaaatcg ctGATTTTGGCTTCGCCCGATTCCTCCAAGACGGCGTGATGGCCGCCACCCTCTGCGGGAGCCCCATGTACATG GCGCCCGAAGTGATCATGTCTCTGCAGTACGACGCCAAAGCGGACTTGTGGAGCTTGGGAACTATAGTTTTCCAGTGTCTGACCGGCAAAGCACCCTTCCAGGCGCGGAGTCCTCAGGAACTGAGGAGTATCTACGAGAAGaacattaatttgactccTAA CCTGCCCGCGAGTACCTCGCCAGAACTTCATGATCTGCTCATGGGGCTGCTCAAGCGCAGCCCGAAGGAACGAATGAACTTTGAGTTGTTCTTCAACCACAAGTTCTTGCAGAGGGATCCTCCTCAGAGTGTGGCAACCAACCAAGGAGGTACATATGCGCTTTGTACATGCTTACAAAAAT ATTTGTCAATGCCAATCTTTGGGAACTCTCCTCTGGCGAAGATGCCCCTGAAGCCTTCCACGCCCATTAGGGTGGCGACACCGCCCAGATCGCAACCTG AATCACCGCGTTCTGCAAGGACCGCTCTCAGCTCTAGTCCTGAGGACGATTATGTTATAGTTCCTCCGCACATCCCATCCACCGGGTCGAATCCCTCTTTCGATATGAGCTTGGAGAAGGACAAAGAAAAGGAGAAACCTGTCAA CttcaaattgccaattcgcgCCTCGCCGCCTACACCAATTTTGACGGAGGGTTTAAGCCCGACCCGACCCAATTTTCTGCCCATTTCCGAACCGATTCCGGTACCTACTCAGCGCGCCGCTTTCGAGCGAATGCACAGTCGAAGGAACGACGTCAAAAAAAGTGGGGAGGAGGTGCAACCACCTGCGTCACCCGTGGAG GTCACCAACAGCTCTGTGCCGCGCTCTCAGCCTATTTCTGTGAAGCGGCCGCCAGATCGGCAGCGCAGCACTGATATTGATATAGCATCGTTGTCACCCCCATCT GTCCAGTTCGTGATAGGAACTCCGCCTGGAGGTGGCAGACGTCGCTCCACCTCTAGTTCCCTCTGCGAAACTCCTCCGCCTCCGAACATATGGACTATAAGCCCCACTAGTGCCAAAACCATGCCTGGAAATTCTCCCCCTATGTTGAGCGGTCCCTTGGCTCGAGTCTCCATTCTGAGCAGCCCCAATTTGAGCGACAACAACAATTTGGGGCGCAGCCCGGTGTTACCTTTTTGCACGAGGGCCGTGACCTTGCCCGAAATCTCCGAGATGGGCAACTACCATCATTTCTTCCAGAACGCTGAAACTGTCGCCAGTAACTGTGACGCGCAGCCTATTGCGTTCGCCCCGGAGTTGCCTGAGGAGACTCTTTTGGAA AAGGAGCACAACGAAACTTTAGCGaaaatcaactttgttttGGCGTTAAGTACTTGCGTTATCGAACTGGCCGCGCAGCGGGCTACTCCGATCAATGCTTTAGTCAATAGATGTTCTTCGACTGAGGCGACTGCTCCCGCTACGGAAGTGGAAAGACGCACCGAGCAAATGGTACTTTTGGTGCGCGCTTTGCAGCTTCTGAGCAGCGGCTTAGCCTTGGCCACCAAGCAGCTCAAGAGTGGACAACTAAGGCCCAGCACCACCGTCAAAAATG TGGTATCCAGTCTGAACTCGAAATTCCGCTCCACCCTCGTAGAATGCAAGCAACTGAATAGTTCCGGATTACTGAACAAAATCGGGACAACCGACGTTACTGCAGACAAAATCATCTACAATCACGCCATTCAGATG TGCCAGTCGGCAGCTTTAGATGAGCTCTTCGGCAACCCCGAGGAGTGCTTCCAACGCTACCAAACGGCCCAGATCCTGCTTCACAGTCTATCGCAACAGGTGCACAACCCTCAAGATCGGATGCTTCTAACCAAAT ATAAAGATGCAGTGGAAAAGCGGCTTTACGTGCTTCAACAGCAAGGCTACATATTCGCTACTGATCTCCATTAA
- the LOC136340157 gene encoding aldehyde dehydrogenase X, mitochondrial: protein MSRNVEIKYNKLFINNTFVDSVTKKTFPTFNPMTEEKIADVAEAQKEDVDVAVAAAKKAFSRGSPWRSMNASNRGKLINKLADLLDRDSQYLSELETLNSGKPLDAVVGELIMYSNTLRYYAGLCDKIHGNTIPVDGPGFSMTKKEPVGVVAQIIPWNYPIGMAIWKIGPALCTGCTLILKPAEQTPLTALVLAALTKEAGFPDGVVNILPGYGPIAGEALCLHQDVRKVAFTGSTDIGHKILEYSAKSNLKRVSLELGGKSPLVIFDDADLDDAVNIAHAAIFENQGQSCCAGSRTFVQSGIYQEFVRKAVEKAKSRKVGNPFENGVIQGPQIDKPSLDKILRIVEESKKQGAKLETGGSRIGEKGYFVEPTVFSDVKDDMSCALNEIFGPVQTILKFDTLDEVIERANKTTYGLAAGVITKNLDNALVFANAVEAGSVWINTYDYITPQTPFGGVKKSGFGKDLGADSVDDYLETKAITIMLPVKN from the exons atgTCGAGGAACGTTGAAATAAAGTACAACAAG CTCTTCATCAACAACACGTTCGTGGACTCGGTCACCAAGAAGACCTTTCCCACCTTCAATCCCATGACTGAGGAAAAAATTGCCGACGTAGCCGAAGCGCAAAAG GAGGATGTGGATGTGGCCGTGGCCGCCGCCAAAAAAGCCTTCTCGCGAGGGTCACCGTGGCGCAGCATGAATGCCTCCAATAGGGGCAAGCTCATAAATAAA CTGGCAGACCTGCTAGATCGGGACAGTCAATACTTGTCCGAACTGGAAACTCTTAATTCTGGCAAGCCCTTGGACGCTGTAGTGGGCGAACTGATTATGTATTCGAACACCCTGCGGTACTACGCAGGGCTCTGCGACAAAATCCATGGGAACACCATACCAGTTG ACGGTCCTGGTTTTTCCATGACTAAGAAGGAGCCAGTGGGAGTGGTTGCCCAAATAATTCCCTGGAACTATCCCATTGGGATGGCGATCTGGAAAATTGGGCCAGCTTTATGTACTGGATGTACTCTCATTTTAAAGCCCGCGGAGCAAACCCCGTTAACGGCGCTCGTTTTGGCGGCCCTTACCAAGGAAGCAGGGTTTCCGGATGGGGTTGTCAATATTTTGCCGGGATACGGTCCTATCGCTGGGGAGGCTCTATGCTTGCATCAGGACGTGCGCAAAGTTGCCTTTACAGGGTCCACTGAT ATTGGCCACAAAATCTTGGAATATTCAGCTAAATCGAACCTAAAACGCGTGTCACTCGAACTGGGAGGCAAAAGCCCTTTGGTGATTTTCGACGATGCTGATC TTGACGACGCTGTCAACATAGCCCATGCGgcaattttcgaaaaccaAGGTCAGAGTTGCTGCGCTGGTTCTAGAACGTTCGTCCAGTCCGGAATCTACCAGGAATTTGTCAGGAAGGCAGTGGAGAAGGCCAAGTCCAGGAAAGTGGGAAATCCCTTCGAAAACGGAGTCATTCAAGGGCCACAG atcgacaaacCTTCCCTGGATAAAATCCTGAGAATCGTGGAGGAGAGCAAAAAACAAGGTGCCAAACTAGAAACCGGTGGTAGCAGAATAGGGGAAAAGGGCTATTTCGTTGAACCCACCGTGTTTTCGGATGTCAAGGATGATATGTCGTGTGCGCTCAACGAG attttcggTCCCGTACAAACAATTCTGAAGTTCGACACTTTGGACGAAGTGATCGAGAGAGCCAATAAGACGACCTACGGACTAGCAGCTGGAGTTATCACCAAGAACCTCGATAATGCCCTCGTGTTTGCCAATGCTGTAGAAGCTGGTTCAGTATG GATAAATACCTACGATTACATCACGCCTCAGACTCCGTTTGGAGGCGTCAAGAAGTCCGGCTTCGGGAAGGATTT GGGGGCCGATTCAGTGGACGACTACCTGGAAACGAAGGCCATCACTATCATGTTGCCAGTTAAAAACTGA